A portion of the Daphnia magna isolate NIES linkage group LG4, ASM2063170v1.1, whole genome shotgun sequence genome contains these proteins:
- the LOC116921831 gene encoding kunitz-type kappaPI-theraphotoxin-Hs1a → MSNLTLINVFIVLSAAIYLVGAEQLNVRVDYGLPTADRPDFCLLPGTLPGEKKCKGYIKKWTFNATEDACVPYIYGGCHGTKNLFDTEEECHAACPSSDQKMSDLPKMQGSVANLSNSASQSLAYQNYLVAILSCLIFFCFMGCYRVLIF, encoded by the exons ATGTCGAACCTGACGTTGATCAACGTCTTT ATCGTCTTATCAGCAGCCATTTATTTGGTTGGCGCCGAACAATTAAACGTTCGAG TTGATTACGGTCTGCCAACAGCTGATCGACCAGACTTTTGTTTGTTGCCTGGCACCTTGCCGGGGGAAAAGAAGTGCAAAGGATACATCAAGAAATGGACTTTTAACGCGACGGAAGACGCCTGCGTTCCCTACATTTATGGTGGATGTCACGGCACTAAGAATCTCTTTGACACGGAAGAGGAATGTCACGCCGCTTGCCCATCATCGGACCAAAAGATGTCCGATTTACCTAAAATGCAAGGCTCAGTGGCCAACTTATCGAATTCAGCATCTCAATCATTAGCTTATCAAAACTATTTGGTGGCTATTTTAAGCTGCTTGATTTTCTTCTGTTTCATGGGGTGTTACCGTGTACTAATTTTCTAG
- the LOC116936151 gene encoding Golgi-associated plant pathogenesis-related protein 1, producing the protein MSTFALESLNAHNEYRRKHGAPALSICPKLTNVAQNYAETIAKKDSLVHSNNGYGENLFASWGKEPNGREPVTAFYNEIKKYNFNSPGFSMATGHFTQVVWKATKMVGVGKAKSSRGTTYVVYNYHPPGNYKGQFTANVQRAQ; encoded by the exons ATGTCTACTTTCGCTCTAGAATCATTGAACGCCCATAACGAATACCGCCGGAAACACGGTGCTCCTGCGCTATCTATCTGCCCTAAA CTTACCAACGTGGCGCAGAATTACGCTGAAACAATTGCAAAGAAAGATTCATTGGTTCACAGCAATAATGGCTATGGAGAGAATCTTTTTGCTTCCTGGGGAAAGGAACCGAACGGAAGAGAGCCTGTGACTGCATTTTacaacgaaataaaaaaatacaattttaaTTCACCTGGTTTCTCTATGGCGACTG GTCACTTTACTCAAGTAGTCTGGAAAGCCACAAAGATGGTGGGTGTCGGAAAGGCTAAGAGTAGCAGAGGCACAACTTACGTCGTTTACAATTATCATCCACCCGGTAACTACAAAGGTCAATTTACTGCCAATGTTCAACGAGCACAGTGA
- the LOC116923277 gene encoding uncharacterized protein LOC116923277 gives MVGRCAVPGCKSTYYKGNQKENEVTLFAIPKTSLSKWQELIPCSNLTSTSRICSRHFDESDFKTGVEILNVFHPYKRRTLNAGAIPKHFLLNDTSSRQAMQNVDAFKWRNNLNVEANASNASVRKRPKVDKIPTTTKRKKLDSTAPSMEVNSTTEESINIPQAAEEGIVDPLPDSIKENHAVVIEDTTAVAPSMEATSTIQETIDIHQAVEEAIFDPLPGVMNENVTVVIEDSTVAPSMEASSTNFKSNFVTFQSLVTLSMIPKNWILSFDQIKQMIYCMSMDLDRWI, from the exons ATGGTTGGCAGGTGTGCTGTTCCTGGTTGTAAATCAACATATTACAAaggaaatcaaaaagaaaatgaggttACCCTGTTTGCAATTCCTAAAACTTCATTATCAAAATGGCAAGAACTAATTCCATGTAGTAATTTGACGAGCACCTCACGTATTTGCTCCCGtcattttgacgaaagtgacTTTAAAACAGGGGTTGAAATTTTGAACGTGTTCCATCCTTACAAACGTAGGACTCTTAATGCTGGAGCAATTCCCAAACATTTTCTGTTAAATG aTACATCTAGTCGACAAGCAATGCAAAATGTTGATGCTTTCAAATGGAGAAATAACCTGAATG TGGAAGCAAATGCTAGCAATGCATCAGTAAGGAAACGACCAAAAGTAGACAAAATACCTACTacgacaaagagaaaaaaattggacagTACAG CACCCTCCATGGAAGTAAACTCTACTACTGAAGAATCAATCAACATTCCCCAGGCTGCTGAAGAAGGAATTGTTGATCCACTTCCTGATTCAATCAAAGAAAATCATGCTGTTGTCATTGAAGATACGACAGCAGTTGCACCTTCTATGGAAGCTACCTCTACTATTCAAGAAACAATCGACATTCACCAGGCTGTTGAAGAAGCCATTTTTGATCCACTTCCAGGTGTAATGAACGAAAACGTTACTGTTGTCATTGAAGATTCGACAGTTGCACCTTCTATGGAAGCAAGCTCTACTAATTTCAAGTCTAATTTTGTGACATTTCAGTCACTAGTAACTTTATCAATGATACCAAAGAATTGGATATTGTCTTTTgatcaaatcaaacaaatgaTTTATTGCATGTCGATGGATCTTGATCGATGGATCTGA